One segment of Haliotis asinina isolate JCU_RB_2024 chromosome 12, JCU_Hal_asi_v2, whole genome shotgun sequence DNA contains the following:
- the LOC137258541 gene encoding endosome-associated-trafficking regulator 1-like, whose amino-acid sequence MAEGGGDDSENPFSFKKFVKKKDQTYSLSDEDKDKDDTEDMFLLPDVSTRKKKGKAALILEDEPQAPPTKKNSDENPFSFKKFLSGPQTSARPKSGTSPRSRNNAPDFASDLPDFVQDHFLDESQIKKERKTRNADLDLPDFALTSNIEENVSASGQNISQPPYNSGDLPYVGGSGKENGDHHSNNSDEELTRNRPTMPSSISSLPDFLSDGAVNNTELFNGHSGGVTEAPTQRGVRDVSSLEVHGDLELENRRLREENQKLKKTVEDTKKLAMKESERVSELLKQMERQQKKEAEETAVMERAVHQVEANLVTTTQRAVKAENTVAKLRQEVKTLQNKVSALQTDRDSSSTDDGLSAILERTKYASDQLATAADTGERTIRQLMTGVDKLRLLSQVLASIDKITDVPVEENAESAQSSHNT is encoded by the exons ATGGCGGAGGGTGGCGGAGATGATTCGGAAAATCCGTTTTCGTTCAAAAAGTTTGTGAAGAAGAAAGATCAAACTTATTCTCTGAGTGATGAGGACAAAGATAAAGATGACACTGAGGACATGTTCCTCCTTCCAGACGTGTCGACGCGGAAGAAAAAGGGGAAGGCAGCGCTGATCTTAGAAGATG AGCCCCAGGCCcctccaacaaaaaaaaacagcgATGAAAATCCATTTTCTTTTAAGAAGTTTTTATCTGGCCCTCAAACTAGTGCAAGACCAAAGTCAGGAACATCTCCCAGATCAAGAAATAATGCCCCAGACTTTGCAAGTGATCTCCCAGATTTTGTACAGGATCACTTCCTTGATGAGTCCCAAATTAAGAAGGAGAGAAAAACAAGAAACGCAGATCTTGATCTCCCTGACTTTGCGCTAACTTCCAACATTGAAGAAAATGTAAGTGCCTCTGGTCAGAACATTTCACAGCCACCGTACAACAGTGGTGACCTCCCTTATGTTGGTGGCAGTGGTAAAGAAAATGGAGACCATCACTCAAATAATAGCGATGAAGAGTTGACAAGGAACAGGCCTACCATGCCGTCTAGTATATCAAGTCTTCCAGACTTCTTGTCTGATGGAGCAGTGAACAATACGGAACTGTTTAATGGTCATAGTGGCGGAGTGACTGAAGCTCCCACCCAGAGAGGAGTGCGAGATGTGTCTTCCTTGGAGGTTCATGGTGACTTGGAACTTGAGAACAGAAGA TTACGAGAAGAGAATCAAAAGTTGAAAAAGACAGTGGAGGATACAAAAAAGTTAGCTATGAAAGAATCAGAGAG AGTGTCTGAGCTGCTGAAGCAGATGGAGAGGCAGCAGAAGAAGGAGGCAGAAGAGACGGCTGTGATGGAGCGTGCTGTACACCAGGTGGAGGCCAACCTCGTCACTACAACG CAAAGAGCAGTAAAGGCTGAAAACACAGTGGCAAAATTACGACAAGAAGTGAAAACGTTGCAG AACAAGGTATCAGCTCTTCAGACAGACAGGGACTCTTCTAGCACTGATGATGGTTTGTCTGCTATCCTGGAGAGGACCAAGTACGCCTCTGACCAACTGGCAACTGCTGCTGACACAGGAGAACGGACCATCAG